One part of the Huiozyma naganishii CBS 8797 chromosome 13, complete genome genome encodes these proteins:
- the NOC3 gene encoding Noc3p (similar to Saccharomyces cerevisiae NOC3 (YLR002C); ancestral locus Anc_5.222), with amino-acid sequence MARKNKRLQENIQKKTAEKRKQEDALLQDGGFQDVGELSAVIEPEHEGAAPSRKRRHTSWEDEEQVYELKPRKIQNNEENMVEGLPIKINGMVARNMVERQIRKKNATKQGDDVTNESTSEEEEEEETINGAETKADVDAEENNEEEPDTEETIVALKEEIADLVEKIMENAEENTSALTRLCKMADSKNPNTCKFSMLSLVTVFRSIIPGYRIRPLSDTEKKEKVSKEVASLRTFEQNLVINYKHYIGLLTKLSKVPNNDDPLKVSLGVLAMQATNHLASNVSHFNFRGDVINILVRRVCKPNLNADPAAIPTIRTIETLFNDDDEGAISLEILRTMSKVVKVRNFNVEESVLNMILSLDILHDYDPNSKAEEEEATRATRLKKKDRVHLSKKQKKARKEMRDIEDEMQKAELVVSAEMREKNQAEILKIVLTMYLNILKSGNNRLVGSVLEGLSKFGNMASFDLLGDFLEVMKEIISDTDLDNLSPTEIRKFLLCIVSAFSLTSNNQHMKINMDLSTFVNALYTLLPCLAFDADIELSHKSLRLADPLNDEYIKPSVNVSTTAELLLKALDHTFFRSKSGTTERATAFTKRIYMCIEHTPEKTSVALLKFVDKLMNRYPEIGGLYSTEDRIGNGKFNMETDVLTRSNAGAATLWENVLLSKHYCPAVVKGVTSLSTRSKEFSN; translated from the coding sequence ATGGCTAGAAAAAATAAGAGACTACAGGAGAATAtccagaaaaaaacagccgaaaaaagaaagcaggAAGATGCTTTGTTGCAAGACGGTGGATTTCAAGATGTAGGTGAGTTATCTGCTGTAATCGAACCGGAGCATGAGGGGGCCGCCCCATCCAGGAAGAGAAGACACACTTCCTGGGAGGATGAGGAACAGGTATATGAACTAAAACCTCGGAAAATTCAGAACAATGAGGAGAATATGGTAGAAGGTTTGCCAATCAAGATCAACGGTATGGTTGCAAGGAATATGGTGGAAAGGCAAataaggaaaaaaaatgctaCCAAGCAAGGTGACGACGTAACAAACGAGTCTACTtctgaggaagaagaagaagaagaaaccatAAATGGCGCCGAAACTAAAGCGGATGTGGAtgcagaagagaacaatgaagaagaaccagaCACTGAAGAAACAATTGTCGCCTTAAAGGAGGAAATTGCTGACCTCGTAGAAAAAATCATGGAGAACGCGGAGGAAAATACATCGGCTCTCACCAGACTATGTAAAATGGCTGACTCTAAGAATCCAAATACCTGTAAATTTTCCATGCTCTCGTTAGTCACGGTTTTCAGAAGTATCATCCCTGGCTACCGGATCAGACCTTTATCAGATacagaaaagaaggagaaagtgtcCAAAGAAGTTGCAAGTTTAAGaacatttgaacaaaacttAGTCATAAATTACAAGCACTACATTGGACTACTCACTAAATTAAGCAAAGTGCCAAATAACGACGATCCGCTCAAAGTATCCCTAGGTGTGCTGGCTATGCAGGCCACAAACCATTTGGCATCAAATGTATCGCACTTTAACTTTAGAGGCGATGTGATCAATATACTTGTCCGTCGTGTCTGTAAACCGAATCTAAATGCCGACCCAGCTGCTATCCCCACTATCAGGACCATTGAAACATTGTTTaacgatgacgacgagggTGCGATTTCATTGGAAATTTTACGGACGATGTCAAAAGTCGTCAAAGTTCGTAACTTCAATGTTGAAGAATCAGTTTTAAATATGATATTGTCCCTGGATATACTCCATGATTACGATCCCAACAGCAAggcagaagaggaggaagcTACAAGAGCGACGAGACTAAAGAAAAAGGATAGAGTCCACTTATcgaagaaacaaaagaaggCGCGGAAGGAGATGAGAGATATCGAGGACGAGATGCAAAAGGCAGAACTGGTGGTTTCTGCAGAAATGCGGGAGAAAAACCAGGCAGAGATCTTGAAAATTGTTTTGACAATGTACCTGAACATACTCAAAAGCGGTAACAACAGGCTGGTGGGTTCAGTCCTAGAAGGTCTATCCAAGTTTGGGAACATGGCCAGTTTCGATCTGTTAGGTGACTTTTTGGAAGTAATGAAGGAAATTATAAGCGATACAGATCTGGACAATTTATCTCCAACAGAAATAAGAAAGTTCTTGTTATGCATTGTGAGTGCGTTTTCCTTGACCTCGAACAATCAGCATATGAAAATTAACATGGACTTGTCTACTTTTGTCAATGCCTTGTACACGTTATTGCCGTGCTTAGCCTTTGATGCAGACATCGAGCTTTCGCATAAGTCCCTACGGTTGGCTGATCCATTGAACGACGAATATATCAAACCTTCAGTAAATGTCTCCACGACTGCTGAATTGCTTTTAAAGGCTCTAGATCACACCTTTTTCAGAAGCAAATCCGGTACCACCGAAAGAGCTACGGCGTTTACAAAGAGAATCTATATGTGCATAGAACATACTCCTGAAAAGACGTCTGTTGCCCTGCTTAAATTTGTGGACAAACTGATGAACAGATATCCTGAAATCGGTGGTCTGTACTCTACGGAGGATAGAATAGGTAACGGCAAATTCAACATGGAAACGGATGTGCTGACAAGAAGTAACGCCGGTGCAGCTACTCTGTGGGAAAATGTGTTGCTATCAAAACACTACTGTCCCGCGGTGGTGAAAGGTGTGACATCTCTATCAACGAGATCCAAGGAATTCTCCAACTGA
- the MRX12 gene encoding Mrx12p (similar to Saccharomyces cerevisiae YJR003C; ancestral locus Anc_5.224), whose product MLTFKRSFSKCLKLSEQLKPSLHKAYQELFQQKCFDPIRDQLPEDLKDLDPYEVSSKIGESLSQRPKTSFKQQGFIHNAMIEQLAGHDYSIATIHSKKLQEINEPLTSKALLEVIKNNPGRVNSSWELFVTYSKIFGTLSQDILLEVLNKVVYFDSAEINDGKKALDIYDITHAIYLLDHISDRNLIKRGLIDKLTKDTIDLDASYILPALLNFDPSFDLFLEKLDKLTPYQLYLIYPYVPKDLLKTNKELLYAMLSNIGENKIIDFTDEETAAFHSIVEQFESVKLKLSDNSWNPESTLNMKPVSTESEFDDLLDFISKEDLHKSDIGLAKKVLRSIGMFRNDTKLFMELYRILLSSHCGKEEDIFFEVFLAMAYQSFKTADKASWEFAEAFVPETASDATRAKILTVQILALSKFDIDESLKIYNANIQQLSKEKNNKTETSPSDNLTEALILGYLANKDLDFARVILEGATGSKTLSGLTAVKSIKQALSDYGEAAENGEIDTLMNEKILRYLAGM is encoded by the coding sequence ATGTTGACATTTAAGAGAAGCTTCTCTAAATGCCTAAAACTATCTGAGCAACTGAAACCGTCTCTGCATAAGGCGTACCAGGAGCTTTTCCAGCAGAAATGTTTTGACCCGATCAGAGACCAACTACCAGAGGATCTGAAGGATTTGGATCCCTATGAGGTCTCGTCCAAGATTGGCGAGTCTCTTTCGCAACGTCCAAAAACAAGCTTTAAACAACAAGGTTTCATTCACAATGCAATGATCGAACAATTGGCCGGTCACGATTACAGTATCGCCACCATACATTCTAAAAAGCTGCAAGAAATTAACGAACCGTTGACCTCCAAAGCATTGCTAGAGGTTATTAAGAACAACCCAGGACGAGTGAACAGTTCGTGGGAACTTTTTGTGACATATAGTAAGATATTTGGAACTCTATCACAAGATATTTTACTCGAggttttgaacaaagtggTTTATTTTGATTCCGCTGAGATTAACGATGGCAAGAAAGCATTGGACATTTATGACATCACCCATGCCATCTACCTCTTAGACCATATTAGCGACCGCAACTTGATAAAAAGGGGGTTGATTGATAAACTCACAAAGGACACCATTGACTTGGATGCTTCTTACATTTTGCCAGCATTGCTAAATTTTGATCCCTCTTTCGATCTTTTCCTAGAAAAGTTAGACAAGTTAACACCATATCAACTGTACCTAATCTATCCATACGTTCCGAAAGACCTGCTAAAAACCAATAAAGAGCTACTGTATGCAATGTTGTCAAACATCGGCGAAAATAAAATTATCGACTTCACAGACGAGGAGACTGCGGCCTTCCATAGTATTGttgaacaatttgaaagtgtgaaattgaaactgtCTGATAACAGTTGGAATCCGGAGAGTACTCTCAACATGAAACCTGTTTCCACGGAAAGCGAATTTGATGATCTGCTAGATTTcatttcaaaagaagatctCCACAAATCTGACATTGGACTGGCTAAGAAGGTGTTGAGATCGATCGGTATGTTCAGAAACGATACCAAGTTATTTATGGAACTGTACCGCATTTTACTGTCCTCGCATTGCGGTAAGGAGGAagatatattttttgaggTCTTCTTAGCAATGGCATACCAGAGCTTTAAGACAGCAGATAAGGCTTCTTGGGAGTTTGCTGAGGCTTTTGTCCCCGAGACAGCATCAGATGCTACCAGAGCTAAAATTCTAACCGTCCAAATCTTAGCCCTGTCCAAATTCGACATAGATGAATCGTTGAAAATTTACAACGCTAATATCCAGCAACTTAGtaaggagaagaacaataAGACGGAAACATCGCCGAGCGATAATTTAACGGAAGCATTGATTCTTGGCTACTTGGCCAACAAAGACCTAGATTTTGCAAGGGTGATCTTGGAGGGGGCCACAGGTAGCAAGACATTATCTGGTTTGACCGCCGTCAAAAGCATCAAGCAGGCGCTGTCAGATTATGGTGAGGCCGCAGAGAATGGTGAAATAGATACCTTGATGAACGAAAAAATTCTACGCTACTTGGCTGGAATGTAA